Proteins found in one Paenibacillus borealis genomic segment:
- a CDS encoding GAF domain-containing hybrid sensor histidine kinase/response regulator, whose product MMDKMNTRGQVISNLEDAADRMIELLSQIFTSNTIMITIHGLGLAPLLRTFNRQECIVQEADTLALLDPIRSLIVLNDNKPTLIADTHDHPCGSSALELIYTRGIHSFVGVPLITEQGESVGTICLMDPAAGLHTKEDLDILSAIAYFFTYIMNLERKFEFLERQSQSKMDLFAMLSHEIRTPMNGIIGMTDLMMTTEMDEQQQYYMEIIESSNAKLLQFLNDVLDFSKMEAGKLVIEKEPFDIITALEESVYLFSTKAFEKNLEVILNVDSEIPLYVLGDAPKVRQIIMNIVSNALKFTHAGEILIELKSLPVHREEIGVRITVQDSGIGIAEDKLKLLFNKYTQVHQSSETHHYGGTGLGLAICRQLVELMGGEISVESKEGIGTKLEVTLYLEKYTSLPSIPFEKDVLDGIKILVVEDNLTSLHVISSVLEDWSVAVTSAETANQAMDFMAANNDYDLILMDKDIAGTEATALAKQMRQLAPDRKLPVILLAPLGMNLDEETKAQFASIIIKPIRKVHLLNNILALLKHSKPES is encoded by the coding sequence ATGATGGACAAGATGAATACCCGGGGTCAGGTCATTTCCAATTTAGAGGATGCTGCAGACCGGATGATTGAACTGCTAAGCCAGATTTTTACGTCAAATACGATTATGATTACGATTCACGGTCTAGGCTTGGCTCCACTGCTGCGGACCTTCAACCGGCAAGAGTGTATTGTGCAGGAGGCAGACACTTTAGCGCTTCTTGATCCTATTCGCAGTCTGATTGTTCTTAATGACAATAAGCCGACACTGATCGCTGACACGCATGACCATCCCTGTGGCTCTTCTGCCCTTGAATTAATATACACACGGGGCATACACTCGTTCGTTGGCGTGCCTCTGATCACGGAGCAAGGTGAATCTGTGGGTACGATCTGTCTGATGGACCCCGCAGCCGGCCTGCATACGAAGGAAGACCTGGATATATTAAGCGCTATAGCCTATTTTTTCACCTATATTATGAATTTGGAGCGGAAATTTGAATTCCTAGAACGGCAAAGCCAATCCAAAATGGACCTGTTTGCCATGCTCAGCCATGAAATCCGTACCCCGATGAACGGCATTATCGGCATGACCGATCTGATGATGACGACTGAAATGGACGAGCAGCAGCAGTATTACATGGAGATCATTGAATCGAGCAATGCCAAGCTGCTGCAATTTCTGAATGATGTTCTGGATTTCAGCAAAATGGAAGCGGGCAAGCTGGTCATTGAAAAGGAACCGTTTGATATTATCACCGCACTGGAGGAGAGTGTCTATCTGTTCTCCACCAAGGCTTTTGAGAAAAATCTGGAAGTGATTCTGAATGTAGATTCGGAAATTCCCCTGTATGTTCTGGGTGATGCCCCCAAGGTGCGCCAGATTATCATGAATATAGTAAGCAATGCCCTAAAGTTCACCCACGCAGGGGAGATCCTCATCGAGTTGAAATCATTGCCTGTTCATCGTGAAGAAATAGGGGTAAGGATCACGGTGCAGGATTCTGGAATAGGGATAGCGGAAGACAAGCTGAAGCTGCTGTTCAACAAATATACGCAGGTTCACCAGAGCAGCGAGACTCATCATTATGGAGGAACCGGACTGGGGCTGGCAATCTGCAGACAGCTGGTGGAGCTGATGGGGGGAGAGATCTCCGTTGAAAGCAAGGAAGGGATAGGGACGAAGCTGGAGGTCACTCTGTATCTCGAGAAATATACAAGCCTGCCCTCGATCCCCTTCGAGAAAGATGTGCTTGACGGAATTAAGATCCTGGTTGTTGAGGATAACCTGACAAGTCTGCATGTTATCTCTTCGGTACTCGAGGACTGGAGTGTGGCAGTTACTTCCGCCGAGACGGCCAATCAGGCAATGGACTTTATGGCGGCTAACAACGATTATGATCTGATCCTTATGGACAAGGATATTGCGGGGACAGAAGCTACCGCGCTTGCCAAGCAAATGCGCCAGCTTGCTCCGGACAGGAAGCTGCCCGTAATTCTCCTTGCTCCCCTGGGGATGAATCTGGACGAGGAGACCAAAGCGCAGTTTGCCTCCATCATTATAAAGCCCATCCGCAAGGTGCATCTGCTCAATAACATATTGGCTTTGCTGAAGCACAGCAAGCCTGAATCCTAA
- a CDS encoding SGNH/GDSL hydrolase family protein, which produces MSISISGANKVFLFQGDSITDGNRDRGNDLNHILGHGYAYIIGSRLGNELAELRPVFYNRGVSGDRVSDLYARWNEDAIYLQPDVLSILAGANDIWRTMMGDPGGITDRFERAYRHVLEETREALPHTGLVLCEPFLLKVGATAEKWPEWLKILTHYQEVVRSLAEEFEAVHVPLQAVFEAAALRTDAVYWIWDGVHPTAAGHDLIAGEWLRIVGQSGILQG; this is translated from the coding sequence ATGTCTATCTCAATTTCCGGAGCAAACAAGGTATTTCTGTTTCAAGGCGACTCCATTACCGATGGCAACCGCGACCGGGGTAATGATCTTAACCATATTCTCGGTCATGGTTATGCATACATAATTGGAAGCAGATTAGGCAATGAACTGGCGGAGCTGCGGCCGGTATTCTATAACCGCGGGGTGAGCGGAGACCGGGTCTCCGATCTGTATGCACGCTGGAACGAGGATGCCATCTATCTGCAGCCGGATGTACTCAGCATTCTGGCAGGGGCCAATGATATCTGGAGAACCATGATGGGCGACCCGGGCGGTATAACAGACCGTTTCGAACGCGCTTACCGTCATGTGCTGGAAGAGACACGTGAGGCGCTGCCGCATACCGGACTTGTGCTCTGTGAGCCGTTTCTCCTGAAGGTAGGGGCAACGGCAGAGAAATGGCCGGAATGGCTGAAGATCCTGACTCATTACCAGGAAGTGGTCCGCAGTCTGGCGGAGGAGTTCGAGGCTGTGCATGTACCGCTTCAGGCTGTGTTTGAAGCGGCTGCGCTGAGAACAGATGCCGTGTATTGGATATGGGACGGCGTGCATCCAACAGCAGCCGGGCATGATCTGATCGCCGGGGAGTGGCTGAGAATTGTGGGGCAGAGCGGGATTCTGCAAGGGTAA
- a CDS encoding aldo/keto reductase family protein, translated as MKYRKLGNTGLKVSEIGLGSWLTYGTAAEQKAADACVAKAFECGINFFDTANAYNRGEGEKAIGAALRSYTRSDYVLSTKVFFPMGDGVNDRGLSRKHIMEQCEASLRRLGTDYIDVYFCHRFDNDTPVEETLRALDDLTAQGKILYPAVSEWTAAQISNAAGISRRLNLRPLASNQPIYNMFERYIEKEVLEVSAREGLGQVVFSPLAQGILTGKYKKGQQPPAGTRGSDDSVNGVIRSYLRDDVLDVVAKLDTVAAELGLKLSQLALAWVLRQPGVSSALIGASRPEQVEENAEAVNAVLQPDTLEAIEGILREVADFAPAR; from the coding sequence ATGAAATACAGAAAACTCGGCAATACCGGATTAAAAGTCAGTGAAATCGGCCTTGGCAGCTGGCTCACTTACGGCACGGCGGCGGAGCAGAAGGCTGCGGATGCCTGTGTTGCCAAGGCTTTTGAATGCGGTATCAATTTCTTTGATACAGCTAACGCCTATAACCGCGGTGAAGGTGAAAAAGCAATTGGTGCCGCTCTCCGCTCCTATACGCGTTCGGATTATGTGCTCAGCACCAAGGTGTTTTTTCCGATGGGCGATGGTGTGAATGACCGCGGACTCTCCCGCAAACATATTATGGAGCAGTGTGAGGCGAGTCTCCGCCGTCTGGGTACAGACTATATCGATGTGTATTTCTGCCACCGGTTCGACAATGACACCCCCGTGGAAGAAACGCTCCGCGCACTCGACGATCTGACCGCACAGGGTAAAATCCTCTATCCGGCTGTCAGCGAATGGACCGCTGCCCAAATCTCGAATGCAGCCGGCATCAGCCGCAGGCTGAATCTGCGTCCGCTTGCGTCCAATCAGCCAATCTATAATATGTTCGAGCGCTATATCGAGAAGGAAGTGCTTGAGGTTTCCGCACGCGAAGGATTGGGACAAGTCGTCTTCTCCCCGCTTGCCCAGGGTATTCTGACCGGTAAATATAAGAAAGGACAGCAGCCTCCGGCCGGAACGCGCGGCTCAGACGATTCGGTGAATGGTGTCATCCGCAGCTACCTCCGGGATGATGTGCTGGATGTGGTCGCCAAGCTGGATACAGTGGCCGCAGAGCTAGGCCTTAAGCTATCCCAGCTGGCACTGGCCTGGGTCCTCCGGCAGCCGGGAGTAAGCTCGGCGCTGATCGGGGCCAGCAGACCGGAGCAGGTCGAAGAGAATGCCGAAGCCGTCAATGCTGTGCTGCAGCCGGATACACTGGAAGCCATTGAAGGCATTCTGCGTGAGGTTGCTGATTTCGCACCTGCGAGATAA
- a CDS encoding YhgE/Pip domain-containing protein, whose protein sequence is MTEIWQIYKRDWLRLFRIPVAMLLIAALVVLPSVYDWVNVAAVWDPYSNTSGIKIAVASLDEGAAVQGTSFNIGAEVLESLRSNKTLGWRFTDAESAVDGVRRGDYYASIVIPADFSERMTGILEGKLEKPEIEYTVNEKINAIAPKITAKGASTITTQITEHFTETISSTVLTALRGIDEEFQSELPAIRRVEAGLFKLEAELPEIEQAGRLVLKLQENWPEISSSAERIAGLTSRLPEVEQAGKAVEQIDEYWPQITAAAGHLEELQQKLPQIERAALLVSELDSNFSKVDGVLDRASARLEEAAATVETAAKVLPQQDRIAAAGSSFGLALQQFLAGNGTAFAAVPGVLQQNLYLLQQAGDAAVQLTAQLRQSAARSSEELRQPAAQPSEGLHQSTVQRAPKQLHPLAVQQQLAQQSAARQLQLASARLAAASEGLAHTAQLLGAVNTLAPGTAGASDLRAVEAARKPYAAAAAQAAAMAEAALAGAQPTDAELVQLSTAAGQASAALDGVIPRYNAEILPAAEQVLQQLSADAGNAAAALQHIPQRLAALDTILEEAGTAIQYGQSGLAALRQDLPAIRGEVHNAAGGVTEKMAAFSNLVTNVLPRIKEGLPGAGEEIHEAAEFARTGLPAAEVKFRKAADFITAGLPRADKGVEHAAELVRSDLPALMAAVRKAAATLRDIKEEVDLEEIAQLLGGDIQSQSDFLANPVVLKQQTLYPIPNYGSAMTPFYVVLSLWVGGTLLISLLRTAVDTGGIRYHGYQLYFGRLLTFLTVGILQALVAVLGNIFLLGCYVADPVWFVLFAVLISVVFVTIVFTLVSVFGSIGKGIAIVFMVLQFSSSGGTFPISTTGHFFQVLNPFMPFTYAISLLREAVGGLLPEVAVRDALLLASFGVLALLLGLTLQKPLQGFIRKAAGQAEESKLIS, encoded by the coding sequence TTGACGGAGATCTGGCAAATATACAAGAGGGATTGGCTGAGGCTGTTCAGAATACCTGTGGCCATGCTGCTGATTGCAGCACTTGTTGTGCTGCCTTCTGTCTATGACTGGGTGAATGTGGCGGCCGTATGGGACCCGTATAGCAACACCTCCGGCATCAAAATCGCCGTCGCCAGTCTGGATGAAGGTGCGGCAGTGCAGGGAACAAGCTTTAATATCGGTGCGGAGGTGCTGGAAAGCCTGCGGAGCAATAAGACACTCGGCTGGCGGTTTACAGATGCGGAGTCTGCAGTGGACGGGGTGCGGCGCGGGGATTATTATGCCAGCATCGTAATTCCCGCAGACTTCTCAGAGCGGATGACCGGAATTCTTGAAGGGAAGCTGGAGAAGCCTGAGATTGAATATACCGTTAATGAAAAAATCAATGCGATTGCCCCGAAAATCACCGCCAAGGGTGCTTCCACAATCACCACGCAGATCACCGAGCACTTCACGGAAACGATCAGCAGTACGGTCCTGACCGCCCTGCGCGGTATTGATGAGGAATTCCAGTCCGAGCTGCCGGCGATCCGCAGGGTGGAGGCCGGACTGTTCAAGCTGGAGGCGGAGCTGCCGGAGATTGAGCAAGCCGGCAGGCTGGTGCTGAAGCTGCAGGAGAACTGGCCGGAGATCTCCTCGTCTGCAGAACGGATCGCCGGATTAACTTCCAGGCTTCCGGAGGTGGAGCAGGCGGGGAAAGCCGTGGAGCAGATCGACGAATACTGGCCGCAGATTACAGCCGCTGCCGGACATCTGGAGGAGCTTCAGCAGAAGCTGCCCCAGATTGAACGTGCTGCCCTGCTGGTGTCCGAGCTGGACTCGAACTTCAGCAAGGTGGACGGTGTGCTTGACCGGGCCTCCGCCCGATTGGAGGAAGCCGCAGCCACAGTGGAGACTGCGGCCAAGGTGCTGCCGCAGCAGGACAGGATCGCTGCTGCCGGCAGCAGCTTCGGGCTCGCGCTGCAGCAGTTCCTCGCCGGGAACGGCACAGCCTTCGCGGCTGTCCCCGGGGTCCTGCAGCAGAACCTGTATCTGCTGCAGCAGGCCGGGGACGCGGCCGTGCAGTTGACCGCGCAGCTGCGGCAATCGGCTGCGCGGTCAAGCGAAGAGCTGCGGCAACCGGCTGCGCAGCCAAGCGAAGGGCTGCACCAGAGCACGGTGCAGCGTGCACCCAAACAGCTGCACCCGCTGGCGGTGCAGCAGCAGCTCGCGCAGCAGAGCGCTGCGCGGCAACTGCAGCTTGCCTCGGCCCGGCTGGCCGCGGCAAGCGAAGGGCTCGCCCACACAGCGCAGCTGCTGGGCGCCGTGAACACCCTTGCGCCCGGCACCGCAGGCGCAAGCGATCTCCGCGCCGTCGAAGCGGCGCGGAAGCCCTATGCCGCCGCAGCTGCGCAGGCGGCGGCCATGGCAGAGGCTGCGCTGGCAGGCGCGCAGCCCACGGATGCTGAGCTGGTGCAGCTCAGCACGGCGGCAGGGCAGGCGAGCGCTGCCCTGGACGGGGTCATCCCGCGCTACAACGCGGAGATTCTCCCCGCGGCGGAGCAGGTGCTGCAGCAGCTGTCTGCGGATGCAGGGAATGCTGCGGCGGCGCTGCAGCATATTCCGCAGCGGCTGGCCGCACTGGACACGATACTGGAGGAAGCGGGGACCGCTATCCAGTATGGTCAATCCGGCCTGGCTGCCCTGCGGCAGGATCTGCCGGCAATCCGCGGAGAGGTGCATAACGCAGCAGGGGGAGTGACAGAGAAGATGGCGGCATTCAGCAATCTGGTCACTAACGTGCTTCCGCGGATTAAGGAGGGACTGCCCGGGGCCGGGGAGGAGATTCACGAAGCGGCCGAATTTGCCAGAACCGGTCTGCCTGCGGCGGAGGTGAAATTCCGCAAGGCTGCGGATTTCATTACCGCCGGATTGCCGCGGGCAGACAAGGGAGTGGAACATGCGGCAGAGCTGGTGCGCAGCGACTTGCCTGCGCTGATGGCAGCGGTCCGCAAGGCGGCAGCAACCCTCCGCGATATCAAGGAGGAGGTCGATCTGGAGGAGATTGCCCAGCTGCTGGGCGGGGATATCCAGAGCCAGAGTGATTTCCTGGCGAATCCGGTTGTGCTGAAGCAGCAGACTTTATATCCGATTCCCAACTATGGATCGGCGATGACGCCTTTTTATGTCGTGCTGTCACTATGGGTGGGCGGTACCCTGCTGATCTCGCTGCTGCGCACAGCTGTGGATACCGGCGGAATCCGCTACCACGGGTATCAGCTCTACTTCGGGCGTCTGCTGACCTTCCTTACGGTTGGGATTCTTCAGGCACTGGTAGCGGTGCTCGGCAATATCTTCCTGCTCGGCTGTTATGTCGCTGATCCGGTATGGTTTGTCCTGTTTGCCGTGCTGATCAGCGTGGTATTTGTGACAATTGTCTTCACGCTGGTCTCGGTGTTCGGCAGTATCGGCAAAGGGATTGCCATCGTATTCATGGTGCTGCAGTTCTCCAGCTCCGGCGGCACCTTTCCTATTAGTACCACAGGGCATTTCTTTCAGGTGCTGAATCCGTTTATGCCCTTTACCTATGCGATCAGCCTGCTGCGTGAAGCTGTAGGCGGCCTGCTGCCGGAGGTGGCGGTCCGTGATGCGCTGCTGCTGGCTTCGTTCGGCGTGCTTGCGCTGCTGCTGGGTCTTACGCTGCAGAAGCCGCTGCAGGGATTCATCCGCAAAGCGGCCGGGCAGGCCGAAGAGTCGAAACTGATTTCATAA
- a CDS encoding helix-turn-helix domain-containing protein: MHHKTTIQAELAAFLRKEGKTINQFAGISGVNSGTLSSIINGNRPIAMQQLDRITAGMGLPEGAFYELYIDECVVHSTPDWRRLGPFLHRCAELGKLDCIRQVVLIIMDNITYAPVLFDTAEQFYGQGNYQAAALLYEGVADSEKYQHSERLALCQYRLFTIRVGQDKEADFRAATRFEYFVERLDESDQLGALQQLADVYLSLHYWDKAWLLAEELHRKTAIQYEIKHYKVRKQQELKEPPRPLCFYILYAYYLQSVVCDGRGEYERALHYVTLYSEMDWIVEDTEEVRGIKEQFSRLAVVNTYLFRLMCGELEVLHNYAEYIGTGGIGLLPGMLKAVQAANRYHWNMDELIGRFQPLVEQEWSAPGHGKLGADLPDKYPELLYELAGYYLHAGGQEQGMRYLFQSLEASAELGNETCVIRCVRLFEQYRPLASAADQEAYKQLINTVQTAHAGRHVAPAGP, encoded by the coding sequence TTGCATCACAAGACTACAATTCAAGCGGAACTGGCCGCATTCTTAAGAAAAGAAGGAAAGACGATTAATCAATTCGCAGGGATATCCGGCGTTAACTCCGGAACACTCAGCAGTATTATTAACGGCAACCGTCCCATTGCCATGCAGCAGCTGGACCGGATTACAGCCGGGATGGGGCTTCCTGAAGGGGCGTTCTACGAACTCTATATAGATGAATGTGTCGTTCATTCCACACCTGACTGGCGGCGTCTGGGGCCCTTCCTCCACCGCTGCGCGGAGCTTGGCAAACTGGATTGTATCCGGCAGGTCGTCCTAATTATAATGGACAATATTACATATGCCCCGGTACTGTTTGATACCGCGGAACAATTCTACGGGCAAGGCAACTATCAGGCGGCAGCCCTGCTCTATGAAGGCGTAGCCGACAGTGAGAAATACCAGCATTCGGAGCGGCTGGCCTTATGCCAGTACCGTCTGTTCACGATCAGGGTCGGACAGGATAAAGAGGCGGACTTCAGGGCAGCTACGCGGTTTGAATATTTCGTGGAGCGTCTGGATGAGAGCGATCAATTAGGCGCTTTGCAGCAGCTGGCGGATGTCTATCTTTCATTGCATTACTGGGATAAGGCGTGGCTGCTGGCCGAGGAGCTACACCGTAAGACAGCGATACAATATGAAATTAAGCACTACAAAGTCAGAAAGCAGCAAGAGCTGAAGGAACCTCCGCGGCCGCTATGCTTCTATATTTTATACGCCTACTACCTGCAGTCGGTTGTATGCGACGGGCGCGGCGAATATGAGCGTGCTCTGCATTATGTAACTTTATATTCAGAAATGGACTGGATTGTGGAAGATACAGAGGAGGTCCGCGGAATCAAAGAGCAATTCAGCAGACTTGCAGTAGTCAACACCTATCTGTTCCGTTTAATGTGCGGTGAGTTGGAAGTGCTTCATAACTATGCGGAGTATATCGGTACGGGCGGGATAGGCCTGCTCCCCGGAATGCTGAAGGCCGTTCAGGCAGCCAACAGGTATCACTGGAATATGGATGAGCTTATCGGCCGGTTCCAGCCGCTGGTGGAGCAGGAGTGGTCTGCCCCGGGACATGGCAAGCTGGGAGCGGACCTCCCTGATAAATACCCCGAATTGCTCTATGAACTGGCTGGATATTACTTGCATGCCGGAGGGCAGGAGCAAGGAATGCGGTATTTATTCCAAAGTCTGGAGGCTTCGGCAGAACTGGGCAATGAGACCTGTGTCATCCGTTGTGTGAGATTGTTCGAGCAATACCGGCCGCTGGCTTCAGCCGCAGATCAAGAGGCGTATAAGCAACTGATCAATACCGTACAGACTGCCCATGCCGGCAGGCACGTTGCGCCAGCAGGACCGTAG